A genomic window from Candidatus Denitrolinea symbiosum includes:
- a CDS encoding fructokinase encodes MSQLFGGIEAGGTKFICIVASGPDRIVEQARIPTTTPEETLRKTVEFFQPFVAARQVDSIGVACFGPVDLNPDSPTYGHITSTPKPHWSNTDVRGVIQRALRVEIAFDNDVNGAALGEFKWGANRGCDPSLYLTIGTGIGGGYILNGRPLAGMLAPEMGHIRIPHDRARDPFPGNCPFHRDCFEGLANGPAIQARFGSRGEAIPDDDPFWDVEAEYVAAALVNYILTLSPKRIVLGGGVMRREYLFPKIRRNVQALLNGYVVHPNVLADVDGYIVPPALGHLSGSLGAVALAQTG; translated from the coding sequence ATGTCCCAGCTTTTCGGCGGGATCGAAGCGGGCGGGACAAAGTTCATCTGTATCGTCGCCAGCGGCCCCGACCGCATCGTCGAGCAGGCGCGCATCCCCACTACCACGCCCGAAGAAACGCTGCGAAAGACCGTCGAATTTTTCCAACCCTTCGTTGCCGCGCGGCAGGTCGACTCCATCGGCGTCGCCTGCTTCGGCCCCGTTGACCTGAATCCCGACTCGCCCACATACGGCCACATCACTTCGACGCCGAAACCCCATTGGAGCAACACGGATGTGCGCGGCGTCATCCAGCGCGCGCTGCGCGTCGAGATCGCGTTCGACAACGACGTCAACGGCGCGGCGCTGGGCGAATTCAAATGGGGCGCGAACCGGGGCTGCGACCCGTCGCTCTATCTCACCATCGGGACGGGGATCGGCGGCGGATACATCCTGAACGGACGTCCGCTCGCGGGGATGCTCGCCCCCGAGATGGGACACATCCGCATCCCCCACGACCGCGCGCGGGATCCCTTTCCCGGCAACTGTCCCTTCCACAGAGATTGCTTCGAGGGCCTCGCCAACGGCCCCGCAATCCAGGCCCGCTTCGGGTCGCGCGGCGAAGCGATCCCCGACGACGATCCCTTCTGGGACGTGGAAGCCGAATACGTCGCCGCCGCGCTGGTCAACTACATCCTGACCCTGTCTCCAAAGCGGATCGTCCTCGGCGGCGGCGTGATGCGCAGGGAATATCTCTTCCCGAAGATTCGGCGCAACGTCCAGGCGCTTCTCAACGGCTACGTCGTCCATCCCAACGTCCTGGCGGACGTGGACGGCTACATCGTCCCGCCCGCGCTGGGACATCTTTCGGGCAGTCTCGGCGCGGTCGCGCTGGCGCAGACCGGATAA
- a CDS encoding ribosome silencing factor: protein MIDLKDVASFTDYFVLCTGSSDRMLDALAKSVVETFKGKQKRKGRIEGEAQHGWLVVDFGDVVVHLFSPDQRDYYRLEELWREGKVLLRVK from the coding sequence TTGATCGACCTCAAGGATGTCGCCTCCTTCACCGACTACTTCGTGCTTTGCACCGGCTCCAGCGACCGCATGTTGGACGCGCTCGCCAAATCGGTAGTGGAGACGTTCAAAGGCAAACAAAAGAGAAAAGGCCGCATCGAAGGCGAAGCCCAACACGGCTGGCTGGTGGTGGACTTCGGCGACGTGGTCGTCCATCTCTTCTCGCCCGACCAGCGCGATTACTATCGGCTGGAAGAATTATGGCGGGAGGGGAAGGTTTTACTGAGGGTGAAATAA
- a CDS encoding RNA 2',3'-cyclic phosphodiesterase, with amino-acid sequence MTPSRVFIAIEIPLPIRQAIHAQTESLRAALGRGLVRWVPVENMHLTLKFIGDVSPAQLDALAQMTTAEAAACAPFSMEVGGLGSFPTPRRARVIWIGIHAPAALTSLQRGLESAAARLGCEAEERPFSPHLTIGRVKQPVSAGDRQKVHAALEETRLGPLGRADVTAVHLFKSDLKPSGAEYTRLFSAPLKTGA; translated from the coding sequence ATGACACCGTCGCGCGTCTTCATTGCGATTGAAATCCCCCTCCCGATCCGACAAGCGATTCACGCCCAAACCGAGTCCCTGCGCGCCGCGCTCGGGCGCGGCCTCGTCCGCTGGGTCCCCGTCGAAAACATGCACCTGACCCTGAAATTCATCGGGGACGTCTCGCCCGCGCAGTTGGACGCGCTCGCGCAGATGACGACCGCCGAGGCGGCGGCCTGCGCGCCCTTCTCGATGGAAGTCGGCGGACTCGGCTCCTTCCCGACCCCGCGGCGGGCGCGCGTGATCTGGATCGGAATCCACGCCCCGGCCGCGTTGACCTCCCTCCAGCGCGGGCTGGAATCTGCCGCGGCGCGCCTCGGCTGCGAAGCGGAGGAACGTCCCTTCTCGCCGCACCTGACGATCGGCCGCGTCAAACAACCCGTCTCCGCGGGCGACCGGCAAAAGGTTCACGCCGCGCTCGAAGAGACGCGTCTCGGCCCGCTCGGCCGCGCCGACGTGACCGCCGTCCACCTGTTCAAAAGCGACCTAAAACCCTCGGGCGCGGAATATACCCGCCTGTTCTCCGCCCCGCTGAAAACCGGCGCGTAG